One window of the Candidatus Diapherotrites archaeon genome contains the following:
- a CDS encoding NYN domain-containing protein encodes MEAAKLFLRVEKNTWISCYLATDMLSFAYENIYDTAIIVSGDGDFVPTIKRVQKLGKKVVNAYFRVSSSNFLKKVCDSSICLDDFISDICLKNKN; translated from the coding sequence TTGGAAGCAGCAAAGCTTTTTCTCAGAGTTGAGAAAAATACCTGGATTTCATGTTATCTGGCTACTGACATGCTTTCGTTTGCCTATGAAAACATCTATGATACTGCAATTATTGTAAGTGGCGATGGAGATTTCGTGCCAACAATAAAAAGAGTTCAAAAATTAGGCAAAAAAGTGGTGAATGCCTATTTTAGAGTCAGCAGTTCCAATTTCTTGAAAAAAGTTTGTGATTCTTCAATATGTTTGGATGACTTTATTTCTGATATTTGCTTAAAAAATAAGAATTAA
- a CDS encoding 50S ribosomal protein L35ae, whose amino-acid sequence MHGIIKNFRGGRKTQRPNQIIIYVEGIDSRAKASSLIGKKAKWKTSSGKIIAGKVTRVHGDNGAVIARLTKGLPGIAIGTKIRIE is encoded by the coding sequence ATGCACGGAATAATAAAGAATTTCAGGGGAGGCCGGAAGACTCAAAGGCCGAACCAGATAATAATTTACGTTGAAGGCATTGACTCAAGGGCAAAGGCTTCTTCTCTGATTGGAAAGAAAGCCAAGTGGAAGACTTCCTCTGGAAAAATAATTGCAGGAAAAGTAACCAGAGTGCACGGGGACAACGGCGCAGTAATAGCCCGCCTTACAAAGGGCCTTCCAGGCATTGCAATAGGAACAAAAATTCGAATTGAGTAA